The following are from one region of the Sandaracinus amylolyticus genome:
- a CDS encoding alpha/beta fold hydrolase, which produces MATITTRDGTTIYYRDWGKGQPVLFSHGWPLTGDAWEDQMMLFASNGFRAIAHDRRGHGRSSQPSEGNHMDQYADDLQELIEALDLQKLILIGHSTGGGEVTRYIGRHGTKRVAKLVLVGAVPPIMLKTAAAPGGLPIEAFDAIRKGVAEDRSQFYQDLTTPFFGANRPGAKVSQGTRDSFWLQGMMGGLKNQYECIAAFSATDFTQDLARVDVPTLVIHGDDDQIVPFANSAKRTVELVKGAKLKVYPGGDHGLAQTRKVELGDDLLAFARA; this is translated from the coding sequence ATGGCGACCATCACGACCCGCGACGGAACGACGATCTACTACCGCGACTGGGGCAAGGGACAGCCCGTGCTCTTCAGCCACGGCTGGCCGCTCACCGGCGACGCCTGGGAGGACCAGATGATGCTCTTCGCGTCGAACGGCTTCCGCGCGATCGCCCACGATCGACGCGGCCACGGCCGCTCGAGCCAGCCCTCCGAGGGCAACCACATGGATCAGTACGCGGACGATCTGCAGGAGCTGATCGAGGCGCTCGATCTCCAGAAGCTGATCCTGATCGGCCACTCGACGGGAGGCGGCGAGGTGACGCGCTACATCGGGCGCCACGGCACGAAGCGCGTCGCGAAGCTCGTGCTCGTCGGCGCGGTGCCGCCGATCATGCTGAAGACCGCGGCGGCGCCCGGTGGGCTCCCGATCGAGGCGTTCGACGCGATCCGCAAGGGCGTCGCCGAGGATCGCTCGCAGTTCTACCAGGACCTCACGACGCCGTTCTTCGGTGCGAACCGCCCGGGCGCGAAGGTCTCGCAGGGCACGCGCGACAGCTTCTGGCTCCAGGGGATGATGGGCGGCCTGAAGAACCAGTACGAGTGCATCGCGGCGTTCTCGGCGACCGACTTCACGCAGGACCTCGCGCGGGTCGACGTGCCGACGCTCGTCATCCACGGCGACGACGATCAGATCGTGCCCTTCGCGAACTCGGCGAAGCGCACGGTCGAGCTGGTGAAGGGCGCGAAGCTGAAGGTCTATCCGGGCGGCGATCACGGCCTCGCGCAGACGCGCAAGGTCGAGCTCGGCGACGACCTGCTCGCGTTCGCTCGAGCGTGA
- a CDS encoding helix-turn-helix transcriptional regulator, whose translation MRETIAQPDDLVAEGREWPEVSVVAMDYRASGSFVAPPLASYVVCTIAGTTAYMAREECRDGVPPHLPDRSIIVNAVGRGGHYVWTGPHHANMVSISPSVVERAAVEGGLVRPARLSIVQSFGVHDPVCEHVVYALAAERRLAPHAMQTLMIETLTSALAIRLVARFNASSTTDERELGGLGVRTLAKIDAYLRDSTGPISLEELARLAGVSRFHFTRQFKRATGETPMAYVRRLRVERAKELLLATDMSLADIAAHVGFADQSHFTRVFRSIVGTTPARFGERRHRRRDPSGSRST comes from the coding sequence ATGCGCGAGACGATCGCGCAACCCGACGACCTCGTGGCCGAGGGCCGCGAGTGGCCGGAGGTGTCGGTGGTCGCGATGGACTACCGGGCCTCGGGCTCGTTCGTCGCTCCGCCGCTCGCGAGCTACGTCGTGTGCACGATCGCGGGGACGACCGCGTACATGGCGCGCGAGGAGTGCCGCGACGGAGTGCCGCCGCACCTTCCCGACCGCAGCATCATCGTGAACGCGGTCGGTCGCGGCGGGCACTACGTGTGGACCGGGCCGCACCACGCGAACATGGTGAGCATCTCGCCGTCGGTCGTGGAGCGCGCGGCGGTCGAGGGCGGGCTGGTGCGCCCGGCGCGGCTCTCGATCGTGCAGTCGTTCGGCGTGCACGATCCGGTGTGCGAGCACGTGGTGTACGCGCTCGCCGCGGAGCGACGGCTCGCGCCGCACGCGATGCAGACGCTGATGATCGAGACGCTCACCAGCGCGCTCGCCATCCGGCTGGTCGCGCGGTTCAACGCGTCGAGCACGACGGACGAGCGCGAGCTCGGCGGGCTCGGCGTGCGGACGCTCGCGAAGATCGATGCGTACCTCCGCGACTCGACCGGTCCGATCAGCCTCGAAGAGCTGGCGCGGCTCGCGGGGGTGAGCCGGTTCCACTTCACGCGGCAGTTCAAGCGCGCGACCGGCGAGACGCCGATGGCGTACGTGCGTCGGCTGCGCGTGGAGCGCGCGAAGGAGCTCCTGCTCGCGACCGACATGAGCCTCGCGGACATCGCGGCCCACGTCGGGTTCGCCGATCAGAGCCACTTCACGCGCGTGTTCCGATCGATCGTGGGCACGACGCCGGCGCGGTTCGGCGAGCGACGACATCGCCGCCGCGATCCCTCGGGCTCTCGCTCGACCTGA